From bacterium, a single genomic window includes:
- a CDS encoding amino acid ABC transporter permease encodes MGAYHFNWFLAWQNFPRFYWGLALGLELAALCLFIGSLIGIGGAFARSFGPPWLRVGITSYVEFIRNVPLLLLVYFAFYGLPKAGITVFNNVWSFIVALSVYSGAYLTEVFRAGVNSVPVGYLEAGKAVGLTPWQRVRFVTLPVTFRIILPSLSNTFISLFKDTSLASALAVPELTYAAEWLNVNTFRTIEAWTFASVMYLLAGYGIALALRRIERRYAVIR; translated from the coding sequence CTGGGCGCCTACCACTTCAACTGGTTTCTGGCGTGGCAGAACTTTCCCCGATTCTATTGGGGGTTGGCCCTTGGGCTGGAGCTCGCCGCGCTCTGCCTGTTCATCGGCAGCCTGATTGGGATCGGGGGCGCCTTTGCCCGCAGCTTCGGCCCACCCTGGCTCCGTGTCGGCATCACCTCCTACGTGGAGTTCATCCGGAACGTTCCGCTGTTATTGCTGGTATATTTTGCGTTCTACGGGCTCCCCAAGGCCGGGATCACCGTCTTCAATAACGTCTGGTCGTTCATCGTCGCGCTCTCGGTATACTCGGGCGCCTATCTGACCGAGGTCTTCCGGGCCGGCGTCAACTCGGTCCCCGTCGGCTACCTCGAGGCGGGTAAGGCTGTCGGACTGACCCCGTGGCAGCGCGTGCGATTCGTGACGCTCCCTGTGACCTTCCGGATCATCCTCCCGTCGCTGAGCAACACGTTCATCTCGCTCTTCAAGGACACCTCGCTCGCGTCCGCGCTGGCCGTGCCCGAGCTGACGTATGCTGCCGAGTGGTTGAACGTGAACACCTTCCGCACCATCGAGGCCTGGACGTTTGCCTCCGTCATGTACCTGCTCGCGGGGTACGGGATCGCGCTTGCCCTCCGGCGGATCGAACGCCGGTATGCCGTGATCCGGTGA
- a CDS encoding amino acid ABC transporter permease → MWHQIALALPQLLRGLRTTLEISALVLVAGSLVGFVVGLLLLYGGLVVRLAARAYVDTVRGIPVLVLIFVCYFALPAFGLRLSAWQAGVTALTVFAAAHIAEIVRGGIDSIPRAQSDAAKAVGLTFWQRLRLVILPQATRRMLPPWVNAAVEIVKGSSLLSLLGIVDLLLAMQNVVGYTFIVLPFYFLTAVLYFVVNFTVSRTAATLERRFAYLKY, encoded by the coding sequence GTGTGGCATCAGATCGCGCTGGCGCTTCCGCAGCTGCTGCGCGGGCTGCGCACGACGTTGGAGATCTCGGCCCTCGTCCTCGTCGCCGGCTCGCTCGTTGGGTTTGTGGTTGGGCTCCTGCTACTCTACGGCGGTCTCGTTGTCCGCCTCGCCGCCCGGGCCTACGTGGATACTGTGCGAGGCATCCCCGTGCTCGTCCTGATCTTCGTCTGCTACTTTGCCCTGCCCGCGTTCGGCCTGAGGCTCTCCGCCTGGCAGGCCGGCGTGACCGCGCTCACGGTCTTCGCGGCCGCGCACATCGCGGAGATCGTCCGAGGCGGGATCGACTCCATCCCCCGCGCGCAGTCGGACGCAGCGAAGGCCGTCGGGTTGACCTTCTGGCAGCGGCTGCGCCTCGTGATCCTGCCTCAGGCGACGCGGCGCATGTTGCCGCCGTGGGTCAATGCCGCGGTGGAGATCGTCAAAGGGTCGTCGCTCCTCTCGCTGTTGGGCATCGTGGATCTGCTGCTGGCGATGCAGAACGTCGTTGGATACACGTTCATCGTGCTGCCGTTCTACTTCCTCACCGCCGTTTTGTATTTCGTGGTCAACTTCACGGTCTCGCGGACGGCGGCGACGCTTGAGCGGCGGTTTGCCTATCTCAAGTACTGA
- a CDS encoding transporter substrate-binding domain-containing protein, with translation MLADSAGALATGGLARWAAAAGTGSIAAAFLATNVAAQQAQGNSKLYDVIKRKMLIVGTGNGNPPWHFQDEKGEFAGFDISMGRLLASALFNDPTKAQFQIQAADARIPSLLTDKVDIVFQFMTISPLRAQQVEFSIPYYREGVGLLMPKASSYRDYKALAAAGGKIKCSVLQNVSADDLVHEALPKAQVIQLDSQANVIQAVDSNRADVAAVDQSTVRWLTIRFPTKYKDSGKGYYPQLYGGAMKPGDPIWRQFVDTVLMIAMGGNQWKYYKEEYAKYFGITLPDPPIGFPDEARMDQALGLIRPS, from the coding sequence TTGCTCGCAGACTCTGCGGGGGCGCTGGCCACGGGCGGATTAGCCCGCTGGGCGGCCGCTGCGGGGACCGGATCGATCGCCGCGGCGTTTTTGGCCACCAACGTTGCGGCGCAGCAGGCGCAGGGCAACAGCAAGCTCTACGACGTGATCAAGCGCAAGATGCTGATCGTCGGAACGGGCAACGGCAACCCACCGTGGCATTTCCAGGACGAGAAGGGGGAGTTTGCCGGGTTCGACATCTCCATGGGGCGCCTGCTGGCCAGTGCCCTGTTCAACGACCCGACCAAAGCGCAGTTCCAGATTCAGGCCGCCGACGCGCGGATCCCGAGCCTGCTGACCGACAAGGTGGATATCGTCTTCCAATTCATGACGATCAGTCCCCTGCGCGCTCAGCAGGTGGAGTTTTCCATCCCCTATTACCGAGAGGGCGTGGGGCTGTTGATGCCCAAGGCCAGTTCGTACCGAGACTACAAGGCGCTGGCCGCCGCCGGCGGCAAGATCAAGTGCTCGGTCTTGCAGAACGTGAGCGCCGACGACCTGGTGCACGAGGCACTGCCCAAGGCGCAGGTCATCCAGCTCGACAGCCAGGCCAACGTTATCCAGGCGGTCGATTCCAACCGCGCAGACGTGGCGGCGGTGGATCAGTCAACCGTGCGGTGGCTGACGATTCGGTTTCCTACTAAGTATAAGGATTCGGGAAAGGGATATTACCCTCAGCTGTATGGGGGCGCGATGAAGCCGGGAGATCCTATCTGGCGACAGTTCGTCGACACGGTGCTCATGATCGCGATGGGCGGAAACCAGTGGAAGTACTACAAGGAGGAGTACGCGAAGTACTTTGGCATAACGCTCCCCGATCCGCCGATCGGGTTCCCAGACGAAGCGCGGATGGACCAGGCGCTGGGATTGATCCGGCCGAGCTGA